In Mycobacteriales bacterium, the sequence CGCCGCGCAGTGCTGCGCTACGCCGGCGCGCAACGGCTGTCCCGTCACGACGCGGAGGACCTCGCCCAGGAGGTGTGCCTCGCGGTCGTGAAGGTCGTCCCGCAGTGGCGGGAGACCGGCCGGTCGATGTGGGGATTCGTCTTCACGGTCGCTCGCAACAAGACCACCGACGGCGTACGACGCCAGATGCGCCAGGGCGCGCTGGCCCGAACCGTCGAACTCGAAGCCGACACGAGCCGCGGCGCCCTCACCGTCGCCGACGCGAACCTCGGGCCCGAGGACCGCGCCGTCGCGAGCGACTCCGCCCGCCAGATGGCACAGCTGCTCCGGCAGCTACCCGCGACGCAGCGCGAAGTGCTGCTGCTTCGTACCGTCGTTGGGCTCTCGGGCAAGGAGACCGCCGAAGCGCTCGGGCTGTCACCCGGCAGCGTGCACGTCTTGCAACACCGCGCGGTGAGCAAGCTGCGAAGCCTCTACGTCGCGCACAGCGCAACCGACCAGGCCGACGCCCGGCCCCGCCGAGGCAAGGAGGTGCCGCGATGAGCAGGGGAGGCAACATCCGCCGAGACTGGACCCATCGCCGGCTCGGCCTCGGTGCGTCCAAGCCGCGTGAGGTCCAGCTCGCGAACACCGATGCCCTTCTCACCGCAGTGGGCAGCCGGGACAGCGCACGCTTC encodes:
- a CDS encoding sigma-70 family RNA polymerase sigma factor, with protein sequence MARRGADLPAEGEDRLNRLVGRARIGDIGALDELLREVRRAVLRYAGAQRLSRHDAEDLAQEVCLAVVKVVPQWRETGRSMWGFVFTVARNKTTDGVRRQMRQGALARTVELEADTSRGALTVADANLGPEDRAVASDSARQMAQLLRQLPATQREVLLLRTVVGLSGKETAEALGLSPGSVHVLQHRAVSKLRSLYVAHSATDQADARPRRGKEVPR